In Dolichospermum flos-aquae CCAP 1403/13F, the following proteins share a genomic window:
- a CDS encoding glycosyltransferase family 2 protein — protein MNKLLTIAIPTYNRADLLDKQLTWLSQAIKGFETECEILVSDNCSTDHTQSIINKWENLLQDITFKSNKNPENIGVMRNIFHCLSSATTKYVWTIGDDDPIQERAVAYVMDKIKNIDNLSLLFLNFSGRNQITGEAVHPPKIVGNRWFDADTEDGKGDGKAIFEHCFTKSVGAVIFLTATVYRADLIKRALQIWPTASNNWISLAYLAGYCAANGKVIVTKDVYLECIVGVSYWQKEPKSALLMQYQHIPEVILKLEQVGYSKAYCCRMLLQNYHEVDLKVFLGAMRKWPVSAIKTVIPFLGLASVAVLELIPMREFKVAETEMERATTSEVRNYKG, from the coding sequence ATGAACAAACTCCTAACTATTGCTATTCCTACTTACAATCGAGCCGATTTACTAGATAAACAATTAACTTGGTTATCTCAGGCTATTAAAGGATTTGAAACAGAATGTGAAATTTTAGTTTCTGATAACTGTTCTACGGATCATACTCAATCTATCATTAATAAATGGGAGAATCTTCTCCAAGATATCACATTCAAATCAAATAAAAATCCTGAAAACATAGGCGTAATGCGAAATATTTTTCATTGCCTAAGTTCTGCCACAACCAAGTATGTTTGGACAATTGGTGATGATGATCCCATTCAAGAAAGAGCAGTCGCTTATGTGATGGATAAAATTAAAAATATTGATAATTTATCATTATTGTTTTTGAATTTTTCTGGTCGAAATCAAATTACTGGTGAAGCAGTACATCCACCAAAAATAGTTGGTAATCGCTGGTTTGATGCGGATACTGAAGATGGTAAAGGTGATGGTAAAGCAATATTTGAACATTGTTTTACTAAAAGTGTAGGAGCAGTAATTTTTCTAACTGCTACAGTATATCGTGCTGATTTAATTAAACGCGCTCTCCAAATTTGGCCAACTGCTAGTAATAATTGGATATCTTTAGCATATTTAGCCGGTTATTGTGCTGCTAATGGCAAAGTAATTGTCACTAAAGATGTCTATTTAGAATGTATTGTTGGTGTTAGTTATTGGCAAAAAGAACCAAAATCTGCACTTTTAATGCAATACCAACATATACCTGAAGTTATTTTAAAACTTGAGCAAGTTGGTTATTCTAAAGCATATTGTTGTCGGATGCTTTTACAAAATTACCATGAAGTAGACCTGAAAGTTTTTTTAGGAGCGATGAGAAAATGGCCTGTATCGGCTATTAAGACAGTAATTCCTTTTTTAGGTTTAGCTAGTGTGGCCGTATTGGAATTAATACCAATGAGAGAATTTAAAGTAGCAGAAACAGAAATGGAGAGAGCAACGACTTCAGAAGTCAGAAACT
- a CDS encoding glycosyltransferase family 2 protein: MQKLLTIAIPTYNRAALLDKQLAWLAIAIKGFESECEIIISDNCSTDNTPGVVKKWQSVFSNTVFIANRNRENIGLMPNIAFCLQAARSKYVWTVGDDDPIQEITLAHVVTTIKRNPSLSLMFLNCCGRDHKTNQVLVKHWFPSDSDEIITNSKPVFEQYLQNSFGGVLFMTATIYKTELVQKALQQWTTSCKNLASQAYWTGFCAAHGNVIVTQDNYLECTMHASSLEENPRWSLMMRYVYIPEVYLKLLNLGYSPQFCQRMILENIFKLSDWKILLGAFRRWPVLATNIIINYLQLLGKFIYQLNFNQKKSDIA; encoded by the coding sequence ATGCAAAAGTTACTAACTATTGCTATTCCTACATACAATCGTGCTGCATTGCTAGATAAACAACTGGCTTGGTTAGCAATAGCAATTAAAGGTTTTGAGTCGGAATGTGAAATTATTATTTCTGATAATTGCTCAACAGATAATACACCAGGAGTCGTCAAAAAATGGCAATCTGTTTTTAGTAATACTGTATTTATAGCGAATAGAAATCGGGAAAATATAGGGTTAATGCCGAATATTGCTTTTTGTCTTCAAGCTGCTCGTAGTAAATATGTTTGGACTGTGGGTGATGATGATCCAATTCAGGAAATAACCCTAGCTCATGTCGTAACTACAATTAAAAGAAATCCCAGTTTATCACTGATGTTTCTTAACTGTTGTGGACGTGATCACAAAACAAATCAAGTTTTGGTAAAACACTGGTTTCCTAGTGATAGTGATGAAATAATTACTAATAGTAAACCTGTATTTGAACAGTATTTACAGAATAGTTTTGGTGGGGTACTATTCATGACCGCTACCATTTATAAAACTGAACTAGTTCAGAAAGCTTTACAACAGTGGACTACTTCTTGTAAAAATTTGGCATCCCAAGCATATTGGACTGGATTTTGTGCGGCTCATGGAAATGTAATTGTCACTCAAGATAATTATTTGGAATGCACAATGCACGCTAGTTCCTTAGAAGAAAATCCTCGCTGGTCATTAATGATGCGATATGTTTATATCCCAGAGGTTTATCTGAAGTTGTTAAACTTAGGATATTCTCCTCAATTTTGCCAACGGATGATTCTAGAAAATATTTTCAAACTGAGTGATTGGAAAATATTACTAGGTGCTTTTAGAAGATGGCCAGTTCTAGCCACAAATATTATAATTAACTACTTGCAATTGCTAGGAAAATTTATCTATCAACTGAATTTCAATCAGAAAAAATCAGATATAGCTTGA